One Ascaphus truei isolate aAscTru1 chromosome 9, aAscTru1.hap1, whole genome shotgun sequence genomic region harbors:
- the ZFP36L1 gene encoding mRNA decay activator protein ZFP36L1, giving the protein MSTALMSPSIFDLSDVLCKSNKMLNYNNNIINPTTTNISLMDRKAVGTPSMVGFSRRHSVTLPNSKFNQNQFLNSLKMEPSTAMGNKENKFRDRSFSENGERLLQKPGGQVNSSRYKTELCRPFEENGSCKYGDKCQFAHGIHELRSLTRHPKYKTELCRTFHTIGFCPYGPRCHFIHNAEERRLVSGRDQALFSLSSSKMERPRLQHSFSFAGFPTTNGLLDSPTSITPPPILSTEDLMNSPTLPDCASNPFTFSSQELASLFAPTMGMPLSNSNAPGSPTTFLFRPMSESPHMFESAPSPQDSLSDQEGYLSSSSSGSDSPILDTTKRLPIFSRLSISDD; this is encoded by the exons ATGTCTACAGCTCTGATGTCCCCTTCTATTTTCGACTTAAGTGATGTATTATGCAAG AGCAACAAAATGTTGAACTACAACAACAATATAATCAACCCAACAACTACAAACATCTCTCTGATGGACAGAAAAGCAGTGGGGACTCCATCCATGGTGGGCTTTTCCAGGAGGCATTCTGTTACATTGCCTAACTCCAAGTTCAATCAGAACCAGTTCCTCAACAGCCTCAAGATGGAACCCTCTACTGCCATGGGTAACAAAGAGAACAAATTCCGAGACCGTTCCTTctcagagaatggggagaggctaCTCCAAAAGCCTGGGGGGCAGGTGAACTCCAGTCGCTACAAGACAGAGCTGTGCCGCCCTTTTGAGGAGAACGGTTCCTGCAAGTATGGCGACAAGTGCCAGTTTGCCCATGGGATCCATGAGCTGCGAAGCCTGACTAGGCACCCCAAGTACAAGACAGAGCTGTGTCGCACTTTCCATACGATTGGGTTTTGTCCTTATGGACCAAGGTGCCACTTCATCCACAACGCAGAAGAGCGGCGCTTGGTGTCAGGACGGGACCAAGCACtgttctccctctcttcctctaagATGGAGAGACCCAGGCTCCAACATAGCTTTAGTTTCGCTGGCTTCCCTACTACCAACGGTCTGCTGGACAGCCCAACCTCAATCACCCCTCCACCCATTCTTAGCACTGAAGACCTGATGAACTCTCCAACCTTGCCTGACTGTGCCAGCAACCCTTTCACCTTCTCCAGCCAGGAGCTGGCCAGCTTGTTTGCTCCAACCATGGGAATGCCTCTGAGCAACTCCAATGCTCCTGGCTCTCCCACTACCTTTCTCTTTCGACCCATGTCTGAGTCCCCTCATATGTTTGAATCTGCCCCGAGCCCTCAAGATTCCCTCTCTGACCAAGAAGGCTACCTGAGCAGCTCCAGCAGTGGTTCAGACTCCCCTATCCTTGACACCACTAAACGTCTTCCCATCTTCAGCAGACTTTCTATCTCTGATGATTAA